DNA sequence from the Salvia splendens isolate huo1 chromosome 19, SspV2, whole genome shotgun sequence genome:
TCAGTAAACTCAAGTGGATGCGGCGCCAATGGTTTAAGAAAGCATAATGCTTCATGTTTGAAGAGGAAAGTAGCATTGCAAGCCGGTAGAAGCCAGACGGTAAAAGCCAACACATCTTTGACTAAATGGAAGTTTGATCAGAGGGCAATTAGACCAGCGTTATGTGAGATGGTCATCCTTCAAGAGCTCCCTTTCACATTTGTAGAATGCGACATTTTTGCAGATTCATCCAACTTGCTTGTCCGCAATTCCATATTCCGGAAGGATATGATGTAAGGAATGATTGTGTGAGGTTGTTTCATAAGCACAAACAAGGCTTGCGCAAATtttttgtcacgcccgcattttctaaggatagaaaacacggttgatcgcgactaggggagggttaaagaagcggggaagaaaggggggaatcaacacaaatcgacaatagctcgaaacaaatgggaatagcccgaataaaatcagagtatcatttcaacaatcaacaactccaaatgaaaatatctcaacaatacacgaactcaaaagaaacagtatttagcggaagcattcgagagtaaaatactattatgtatgaagacataacatattctagacatttgatagacattctccacttttatgctcaacacccaccgcgctcgtcaccgctcaacctgcacataaggaaaacatatgcagggctgagtacttgatgcactcagtggacaaatgccaaaacaattttaaaaacaatagcTATATCATGCCAcaattgagtgacctcggggttttaacttgaaaaggcccgtgacactaaaaatatctcaaacacaaactttcaactcatcctcaaatcctttttcctcatcatttcaaaacacaatcaTTTCCCCTTGATTTACTTAAGAAACtgtcatatctgttctttagggtgccgtgtaagggggccacttttcacgagcacgaaaaccggccaacccgttcgatgactcacagTCCTCATAGTGTACTCTAGCCCAAGCAGGGACccacccttgctaggacccgaattcgattaaactcatagtagggactcactccccactaagcaatcatcaacatcaacatcaatctcatcaacatcaatctcaacaacctcaacctcaacaacaacatcaaaatcctgtgaacgagaatgtggccgcaaactcgatcactagaccagccgacccaaaagacggctcacgatccccattggtgtacactagcctgagtagggactcactccctagtcagacccgaattcgatttcaataggtctagtagggacaactcccttgctaaacaaacagataggcatttctcaaaataaaaacatggcatgatattccctttgcaaactttattttcctctaaaacgtatttgaaacataaatcatttttctgcATAGGTCGAGCATCGtctcacatcacatcaacaagtcgagcaatTCACAACCACTCAAAAAAAGCTATACAACGCAACACATGacaatcactttcactttaagcacataaatcacataatcAAGTAATAATCGTAATCTCAGGcatttcgtcacataaaatgatgctcaaaccaatatatattaaaatgaaagctcttgaaaacactttagtttgaaagcccacctcgttcgtttaaagcttTAACTTGTGTTTCATTCCGTTCTCGAAAAGCGTGCATAAAAAGCCTTCGTCATCATGAGTGTTCTCCTTAGCCCACTTTCTAGTTATTCAATTTGGGCAGCCCCTTTATTCTTTACCAAGGCCCAAGCctcttaaaattaattaattgacccAAAACTTGTCACACCCATTTTGATTATTCAAGAGGCGGACGCATCTTCTCTCTTCACGCTAAAAAAAAGTCACCAAATTCTCTCTTCAAGAAACAACAAGCTCCGCATCTTCATCACCCTATGCTGCAGCTGTTGCCCGCATATCATCTCTCTTCAAGAAAACAGCAAGCTCCTCATCTTCGTGTCTCCGGCGTCCAGCAGATCTCGCCATCACTGTCGTCTCATGTCCGGTATCACATCAAATTCCCAAATCAGAGCACAATCTCACATCTCTCTCAGCGTTGCTGTTTTTCTCCCGCCGTGGCTGTGCGTGATCCAGCCCAAAGCCGAGGTCacgtcgccgctgctgctcggtCGTGATGCAAGACTGAAGCCGCCGCCATCGCCGCACAGCCGCCGCTTTGAGCAGCTGCTGCTGTTCACACACCGGATGACAGCGCCGCTGCTCCCTCGGTCAGAACGCAGCGCTGCCGTTCGCACCCGACGCCGTCACCGCATCGAAGTCGCGGTCAGCCCCTGCTCCTCGCTGTTCAGGCAGCCTCCGTCCTCTCCAGCAGCCTCGTTCTCCGCCTCCGCTGCTGAGAATTATCGTCGCCTAGTTGCTGATGCTGCTCTCTGATTTCTCTCCTCTCCGTCTCCTATATCTCCCCTCATCTCTCAGTTCTCGATTTCTTGAATTAAAGTTGAAAAGAATAAAGCTTGTGTTCTTGTTGCAGAGAACGAATAAGAGAAAAACTGATTGTGAAGTGAATAATATGGGGAGGGGTGGTTGatagatatgggagagatttaggGAGTGAGGAGGGGCGGTTTCAACGTGGAAATAAGAGTGGGATTCGAattcctcttcttttttttatcttacgttattttggtttaatttggatttgtttggtattttatttgcagattacGGAGGCGGAAAATCTATGCAgaatctttatttaaaatttgaattaaagcatattggtgaccaagtcaactagaaaaagatttaatttgattaatttgattttttttcctctttttttttcggGGTGTTAGAATTTTCCACGAAGAAGGCATGGGAATAGTGTCGATCGCCTCACACTGCTGGACTGCACTGAACAACACTAACTTCATTTGTGTTTCTGCGCATTGCATTGGGAAAGACTGGAAACTGCACAAGAAGATTATCAGTTTTTGCAAGGTTGAAAGTCATAACGCAAGTACCATTGGCGATTCTATAGTCATGTCGCTGAAAGAGTGGGGATTGACTAATCTGTTTTCTTGCACTATGGATATTGCACCCGAAAATGAGAAGGCAGTTCAACATGTCAAGTATCACGTGGAGACGTTGAACAAGTATACGATTGATTGCAAAAAGCCGTTGTGCTTGCATGTTCCGACTCGTTGGGACTCTACTTATTTGATGCTAGAGTCGGCTCTACCTTACGAAGAAGCATTCACGCTTTCTAAGAATCAGCATTCTTGTTTTGTGGAAGTTTTGAAGCAGAGAAAACACAATGATCTTTCTATTGGACCGCCTAAAAAAGAAGATTGGGCGAATGTGAAGAACATGATGGAATACCTCAGGAAGTTCTACGCGTTGACTCGCGTCTTTTCTGCCACCAGATATCCCACATCACATTTATTCTTTGCAGAGATGTGTGATTTCTTTGACCTCATCTCTACGTTGGAGATGAGCGATGATTCTGGAGTAAGTGCCATGGCTAGAAAGATGCGGTCGAAGATTGGGAAATATTGGAGCGAGGAAACTGAATTAAATCCGAATTTGAATAGAATTGTGTACATTGCAGCCGCGCTTGATCCAAGACAAAAGATGAGACACGTTGAGACGTGCTTTAAAACAATCTATGGAGAAGAACGAGGGGCTGATATGGTGAGAGAGGTGACGGACTCAATGAATGAGCTGTTTGAGTTTTACAGAGCGCAGGATGTGACTCCTACACTACCTCGATTAGTTGATACATCTACTGTAGTACCTCGTGTGTGCTCGAATGGTCGAGTCTCTCTTCGCTTTATGGCTTTGCAGTCTAGTGTTGACGAAGAAACTAGCGATGTGAATGAGCTCACTCTTTATCTCAAAGCAAAAAGGCACATGGTGTTGATGGACGAGATCGACAACTTTGACATCTTAAAGTGGTGGTTCGGAGCACCCTTACTACCACGTTTTGAGCAAGATGGCAAGGGATATTTTGGCAATTCCCGTTTCCAGTGTTGCTTCTGAGTATGCATTTAGCACGGGAGGCTGTGTTCTCACTGCACATAGAAGCTCGTTGACTTGCAATATGGTTGAGGCTTTGATTTGCGCGGGAGATTGGTTGAAGAATAGTAACATGAAATCGAAAAACAAAGAAGACATGTCGGAAGAAGAACAACAAAATGAATTTCAACGTGGTACGTTCTTTTAGGGGTGTGCactcgggtttcggttcggttttttgccaaaaccgaaccaaagccgaaaaaccgaatttagttcaaaatccaaaccgaaccgaacctgaaaaccgaaaaaccgaaaaccgaacttaaaaaaccgaaaaacccgaacaaagcCGATCAAAGCCGAAAAACCggaaaaaaaaaaccgaaaaacctgaaaaaaaaataaatataatataaatatatatttatatttgtgtattttattttatatatactaataaaatatttatatataatataaaattaataatacatataatatatattatatagtagaatatattaaaagaatatatatattatatataatataatatattaaattaatagaatatatatataattcggtttttcggttttttcttcgcccgaaccgaaccgaaaaatcgaaatttttttatttttaaaatcgaaccgaaccgaaaaaccgaaaaaaccgaaccgaatttcaaaatttcggtttggttcggttcggatattcggtttccggtttttttgctcacccctacgtTCTTTAGTTTTCGATGTTATACTTGCTATTTagattcttatttatttttatttatctatttagtATTAGCAGCCATTGGAGAGATTGCTCAGAAGAGGAATGCATAGTCAGAGAGGCCTACAATTGAGATGGATGAAGAAAGGCTGAAGATGGTGAGAAATGATGAATGATTAAATGGCTATATAAATGATGATTTTTGGATTGTATTTGGTTGTTATTGTCTTTATATTTCAATAGAACGGATGAtgatatttgattttaaaattagGTGGAAATTGAAAAAACAAAGGGGACATATGGAAAATTTGTTTTAGAAAGCAAATCACAACAATAAGCAATCAATTCTAAAATTTGAAGAAGAGCTTAAAAGTAAAGCCCATGTAAAAAAACTCGGCCCGTTATGCCCAGTTAAAAAAACACTGTTCATTCTCGATAAATAAAGATGGCGTGTCTATAATAATTAGGTCACTAATTCAAATATTTAACTTAGGTTTTGATTTATGCAAACTTAGATCTTAATGCAAAAACGCAGAATAAAATCATACAGAGGACATGTTTAGGTCATTTTAATAATGGATGGCCTAAAATGAACTGAAAATGACATCAAATTCAGATTTTGtaaaatgacctaaaactaATTCATAATGACCTTCCGTTTTTTTTATACTTCATCCATTCTATAAATGTGTATGAAGCAcgattgataaagtaaaagaggaataaaaaaaaggttaTTAAATTATTGTTAATAGAAAATGAGGCCCCACcttataaaagagaataaaattactcaaaataaaaataaattatttgtatgggacataccaaaatggaaatgattttttcttttatggaaCGAATAAAGTTTGAATTGTTATGATTTAGTCTTgctatttattactccccccgtcccacaagaatatgcactctttcatttttagttcgtcccataagaatatgcacttccCAATTTTGGTAACTGTTTtttctctaataaggtgagacctattctccattaataatactttaattactttttctctctacctttctcttactttaccaattttgaattaaaactcgtgcccaatccaaaatgcatattattattattattattattattattattattattattattattattattattattattattataattattattattattattattataattattattattattataaacttTGTATTTCCATTCATACTAACATCGTTCTACACACGAATGGCAACATATCAAAGTCTAAACAACAGAAATGAACATAATATACGTTGCAACATAAAAGATATTTAGCGATTAGAAAAATCCCTTAACATGATCTCTAGAATTCAGAAAAATTCCATAAATGTTTAAATTCAGAAAATCCTAATAAAATTAGACTAATCATACCTTATGGTGATAGTCTTTCTgagtttaataattttaaagatACAAACTGCATTTTCTTGAgacttaatttaaaatttactcTGTTATATTTACATCCCCGTTGAGTAAAAGTTAGTAACCACAGTCCAAATCTCAATCTTTTATCCTTCAATTCAAATCAAAGAAAATAGAACTTATTATATGATGAAAATAACTAACGTGCTAGAATGGCGATActcatatatgtatataattattaaGAAAATTACTGATATAAATAGGGTgctaattattattattattattattattattattattattattattattattattattattattatcatctttTATGTAAAAGTATACTTAAATTATCAAGGTGGTATAAGAGTTCAACAAAGCAATAAGAGCGCAAAGGATGCGccataaaaatgaaaacaccAATAAATACTATTGACAAAAATATAGCCTTATGTAATGAAACCTCTAACTTTTTGCATCTAAATCTCGTGCTCATCATCTTCTCATTTTGGATTTATACACTTTGCTCAAATCTCCTCCTCATTTTTCATCTTTATGGATAAAAAGTTTATATGAATTCTTCTCATCAAATTAATTTAGGTGATATCTGGGGAAGGAAAAAGAAAGAGTTTGGGTTTTTAATATAGTCCTTCTATTACTCTAAATTTGCGTTGGTGAATTTTCTTAATTTCCtttttccaattttagaaaTCAATAACTTGGACAACTGCAGTTCTTCATGAcaattttctaaaatttaaattaagattCAAATGAGTTGATTAACATAAATATACCTCAATTTGGTTTAACATACTATAAActgtttttagtttattaaaatatatttacgAACTTTTTGTGTATGTTTAGATTAATTATTTGTTGGTGGATCGGTGAAAGctttcaaataataaaagagCGTTTAATTAGTCttataaattaatgaaaattccttaattctaatttattttattatcttataGTAATTAGTAATTTACAAAACTTGCActattataatttgttatttttcaaCATATATCGTTTCAATTTTTCTCTCATCGCTTTTCTTTTTGATATCTTCTCTTAACTCGTGATTTTCTACAAGTTCAATAATCGAATTACGAATTACTTTCTTAACTCCTGCATGTCTAAACCTAGAAAGAGTAAGATTCTGCATTTTgaatcaataaaaaataaaaattataggTGAAATACTTGTAACTGAAACATGTATTTGGTGATGTCTATATTTAGACAAAAATATTCTTTCAGGTGATGAAATTTTTGCCCGATTTGGCAGTGGACTGTTTGCCTACTGTTTGTTGTCcgcataaaatgataatataagaaagagaaaaaataattatagattAACTTCTGTGGAAAATGGGGAAAAATGATTAGTTGGTAATAGATGAAAGAAAATTTAGTAATtcgtaaataattaataattttttttataaatttaaccCCCGTTTGCTAATTCTCTTAAACTTTGAGTGTACATAGGGCGACGCCTAAATCCATCTGTTAATTAACTTGGAACATTCGACATAGTAGAATAGAAGATTTGAGAAGCTCTCCACCCTAAGAAGATTCGATTTAGtatttctcattttttaaataatagagCGTAATTCTTATAATTTGATTGTATACTTAACCATTTGTCAAATTAATGATTAGTAATAATCATCTCAATTTgctattttcgtccgtccatgaataattgtctcatttgtttattttattacttttgAGAATGGACTccatattttactaactttaTCTCACTCACATAGATATAAAAATGAGATCCAACTTCCACCAACTATTTCCACTCACTtcaattacatttattaaaacctgAGCTAAGTCACAGTGAAATTATTATTGGTGGATGAGTAATTTTATTGATCGGTCGTACAGGCTCGAGTTGGACATTGAATTGCTTTGATTTGAATTAATCGAAAAAAGCTTTATGTATCTATAAAAAGATACCGACCAATCAAACCGATTCCATTTAAGTCACGATAGAAACATAACGGCCTAATCATTGCGTTGATCTACGTCACAATTAAAAATCCGAAAGCATATTATGCTGAAACAGAGGACGCAGCGTTGTTTTTCTTGATTTGACATACGTGAGGAACCTATAGTTATTGTGAAAACATAATTGTATCTTCTTTCGCATAAAATTTCTTAGCCGCCGtacatataaattaattatcgaATCGCGATccacatttcaattttttcggaGCGAAAGTACATTTTTCACacgaattctctctctctctctctaccccCCCCCCCTAATTCAACTAACTACCTTCCAAACTCGAAAGCGCTCATAGTTTGGT
Encoded proteins:
- the LOC121780162 gene encoding zinc finger BED domain-containing protein RICESLEEPER 3-like, which produces MGIVSIASHCWTALNNTNFICVSAHCIGKDWKLHKKIISFCKVESHNASTIGDSIVMSLKEWGLTNLFSCTMDIAPENEKAVQHVKYHVETLNKYTIDCKKPLCLHVPTRWDSTYLMLESALPYEEAFTLSKNQHSCFVEVLKQRKHNDLSIGPPKKEDWANVKNMMEYLRKFYALTRVFSATRYPTSHLFFAEMCDFFDLISTLEMSDDSGVSAMARKMRSKIGKYWSEETELNPNLNRIVYIAAALDPRQKMRHVETCFKTIYGEERGADMVREVTDSMNELFEFYRAQDVTPTLPRLVDTSTVVPRVCSNGRVSLRFMALQSSVDEETSDVNELTLYLKAKRHMVLMDEIDNFDILKWWFGAPLLPRFEQDGKGYFGNSRFQCCF